TTTTACTTTGATAACTTCGAATTGAGTCGTTGATATAGCCTGATCGTATATCGTTGATATGAATTTCTTGTCTCGAATTAAATTAGTATTTCTCAGTGGGACAAGGAGATGGGTTTTTGTGGTGGTTTTAGTAGCTGTAACTCATTTATTTTGTCAGTCCCTCATGCTTCCATATAcgaattctgtgctctctctgtTGCAACATGGCATGCTCCCACTGCAGGGGCAACTCAACATCGTTAATGCTTCATCCGTCAGCAATGACTCCGAATCTGCAGCTACTACTCTACGCCTGGACAAGGGATCTAAAAGCAGTGATAATTCAGATATCAAAGTTCCCTTGGAGACGGATTTCGATATGGAAGGAATTCAGGTGGAGAATGCTCGTCTTCAAGATGATGTCTACACATTGGAGACGAAGGCCAGCCTTTCACTGAAACAGATTGCGGAACCGATTACTTCAGTTTTTGAGAAAGATGTTCCACATATAAATGAAAGTCTTGCTTTAGATATTGCGAGTGCTCTTCCATCTCCTCTTGTTCAATTAAGGGAAGGGACTTCTTTGATCAACATCACATTTCCAACTGATTCCACAACTGTAAGCATCGTTGACCATTCAACTCCAAATATTTCCTTGCTTGACCGAGAAATGGAGGAATTCCCAACTGATGGAGACCTTATACTTCTTCCAAGTCATAATTTGGTCAATGTTTCGGCAAACATGAGTAATCCTGTTAAGAAGAAAATGAGGTGTTTGACGCCGCCAAAGTCAATAACATCACTATATGAGATGAATCGTTTATTGCTCAGGCATCGTCGTGCAATGGTAAAAAGGACTTTTCTTTAAATATTGGAATCATTCATTCTCTGAATGCAGTTGTAagatttaatttttcttctttggaTTGTTTGTAGAGGCCAAGATGGTCCTCAGAACGTGACCGCGAAATTTTAGCTGCAAAGTCACAAATTCAAAATGCTCCAATTGTGAGAAACAATGCAGAACTGTTTTCTCCTCTCTTTCGTAATGTTTCCACGTTTAAAAGGTTAGCATTCGTTTGTACAGAAGAATTGAATTCATAGGATAATACTCAATTTTATATGTAGAGGATATTGTAAAAGTCTGCAGTTTTCAATTTTCTGTTGAAGGCGACCTCTACTTATAGGAGTACATTGCTTAGATAGATAGTCATGTCAAAAAATAGATGTAATGGCCTAATGGGTTATTATGCACTCCTTCAAATTGGAGGATAACAATACCATTTTCACTTGAAGGTACTTTCTAGAAATGGACAATTCCAGTCATCTTAATATGTTCACTCCCCCTTGTTGCACTTATTCGTCCTCAGTGTCTTATTTTGTGTCCCCCAAAGTTATTGTCCATATTcagtaaatataataaattatgtcaATTTTATGGTAACTattggttttatatattatggttAGATATTCTAATTATGGACAAAATTAGTGTGGGGGGTAAAAGTTATTTGATTTATATATCTGAACTATAAATCGAGTGCGCGTGTCACTTTTATAGTTATATGATGCTAAACTCACTAAAATCCTCTAATACTTGCCCACTACAACTTTAGTTTTCCAGTGCTGCAACGTGGAACTTCAAAAATTTGCTTCATGTAATAATCTTCCTCATAGACTGTATCTTATTGTTATTGTGTACCTTCAGAAGAGAATAAAATCCAAGTTGCTAAAGTAATATAAGTGATAATGAAAAGTAACTAGGGAGAGTACTTCTGTGAAAAGTTTTTCgacttaatattattttgttggCAGGAGCTATGAAATCATGGAACGCGTATTGAAAGTTTATGTATACAAGGATGGGGAAAAGCCTATCTTCCATCAACCCGTTCTCAAGGGCTTGTATGCATCTGAGGGATGGTTTATGAAACTGATGGAGGGAAATGGACAATTTTCTGTGAAGGATCCCCGAAAAGCACACTTGTTTTATATGCCCTTCAGTTCTCGCATATTAGGGAGCATGCTATATGTACCAAACTCTCACAATCGA
This genomic window from Daucus carota subsp. sativus chromosome 7, DH1 v3.0, whole genome shotgun sequence contains:
- the LOC108195923 gene encoding probable glycosyltransferase At5g03795; protein product: MNFLSRIKLVFLSGTRRWVFVVVLVAVTHLFCQSLMLPYTNSVLSLLQHGMLPLQGQLNIVNASSVSNDSESAATTLRLDKGSKSSDNSDIKVPLETDFDMEGIQVENARLQDDVYTLETKASLSLKQIAEPITSVFEKDVPHINESLALDIASALPSPLVQLREGTSLINITFPTDSTTVSIVDHSTPNISLLDREMEEFPTDGDLILLPSHNLVNVSANMSNPVKKKMRCLTPPKSITSLYEMNRLLLRHRRAMRPRWSSERDREILAAKSQIQNAPIVRNNAELFSPLFRNVSTFKRSYEIMERVLKVYVYKDGEKPIFHQPVLKGLYASEGWFMKLMEGNGQFSVKDPRKAHLFYMPFSSRILGSMLYVPNSHNRTGLRGYLKNYAEKLAAKYPFWNRTGGADHFLVACHDWAPYETRHHMEHCIKALCNTDVTEGFKIGRDVSLPETYVRSARNPQRDLGGKPPSQRHVLAFYAGNMHGYLRPILLKHWKDKDPDMKIFGPMPPGVASKMNYIQHMKSSKYCLCPKGYEVASPRIVEAFFYECVPVIISDNFVPPFFEVLNWDAFAIILAEKDIPNLKNILLSISQEKYLEMQLAVRKVQRHFIWHAKPTKYDLFHMTLHSIWYNRVFQFKPR